One genomic window of Halorubrum hochsteinianum includes the following:
- a CDS encoding alpha/beta hydrolase, whose product MAGRAPGHDGDDPHGDEPLVTGGTPLDDADAALVLVHGRGATARSVVDLGEQLADDRNVAILAPAAAGNTWYPNSFLSPVADNEPGRTSGLRAVGAAVDRAVDAGIGRDRVLVGGFSQGACLASEFVARNPARYGGLAVFSGGLIGESVDVDDYLADAADGAASTDGDEGPLAGTPAFVGCSDTDPHIPEERVHETTEVLEALGGDVDERIYPGMGHGINEDEVDAVSAMVADLA is encoded by the coding sequence ATGGCCGGTCGAGCCCCCGGACACGACGGCGACGACCCGCACGGCGACGAGCCGCTGGTCACCGGCGGGACGCCCCTCGACGACGCCGACGCCGCGCTCGTGCTCGTCCACGGTCGCGGCGCGACCGCCCGCAGCGTCGTCGATCTCGGCGAGCAACTCGCCGACGACCGCAACGTCGCGATCCTCGCGCCCGCGGCCGCCGGCAACACCTGGTATCCGAACTCCTTCCTCTCTCCGGTCGCGGACAACGAGCCGGGTCGTACCTCCGGACTGCGGGCGGTCGGCGCGGCGGTCGACCGCGCGGTCGACGCCGGGATCGGCCGCGACCGCGTCCTCGTCGGCGGATTCTCGCAGGGCGCGTGCCTCGCGAGCGAGTTCGTCGCGCGGAATCCGGCGCGGTACGGCGGGCTGGCCGTCTTCAGCGGCGGCCTGATCGGGGAGTCGGTCGACGTCGACGACTACCTCGCGGACGCGGCGGACGGGGCGGCGTCGACCGACGGCGACGAGGGTCCCCTCGCCGGGACGCCCGCGTTCGTCGGCTGTAGCGACACCGATCCGCACATCCCCGAGGAGCGGGTCCACGAGACGACCGAAGTGTTGGAGGCGCTCGGCGGCGACGTGGACGAGCGGATCTACCCGGGGATGGGCCACGGGATCAACGAGGACGAGGTCGACGCCGTGTCGGCGATGGTCGCCGACCTCGCCTGA
- a CDS encoding non-histone chromosomal MC1 family protein has product MVREDGKRNFALREEDGSEPSEFSGNMPRQAALKAARTLDPAPSEDEAERTTLRLREKGTRKVHEYEGWAWKDSAPEVDEAEDDFWLNDLDDITKANVSKQGIEYLDEE; this is encoded by the coding sequence ATGGTACGTGAAGACGGTAAGCGAAACTTTGCCCTTCGGGAGGAAGACGGATCGGAGCCGAGCGAGTTCTCGGGAAATATGCCGCGTCAGGCGGCACTCAAGGCCGCCCGGACGCTGGACCCCGCACCCTCCGAGGACGAGGCGGAACGGACGACGCTCCGGCTCCGCGAGAAAGGGACTCGAAAGGTCCACGAGTACGAGGGGTGGGCCTGGAAGGACAGCGCTCCGGAGGTCGACGAGGCGGAGGACGACTTCTGGCTCAACGACCTCGACGACATCACCAAGGCCAACGTCTCGAAGCAGGGCATCGAGTACCTCGACGAGGAGTAG
- a CDS encoding VOC family protein — MSDENPAPVTPERPDAPFHTSGTDHITVWGSNEEDTLAFYRDLLGMPLVLRQPNLDDPSQTHLFFDTGDDRILTVFVSDERASARGQRVSTGAVHHLCFGVEPDEYEDIMAALEEAGKGYNVFDRGIFHSIYTQDNNGLVIELSADKYEIPDGRKGEVLATAQRLREEDGADFAQDRHMEAALEELGIPVNKHDLPDADAGVGV, encoded by the coding sequence ATGAGCGACGAGAACCCGGCTCCGGTCACGCCGGAGCGTCCGGACGCACCGTTCCACACCAGCGGAACCGATCACATCACGGTCTGGGGGAGCAACGAGGAGGACACGCTCGCCTTCTACCGCGACCTGCTCGGGATGCCGCTCGTGTTGCGGCAGCCGAACCTCGACGACCCCTCGCAGACCCACCTCTTCTTCGACACCGGCGACGACCGGATCCTCACCGTCTTCGTGAGCGACGAGCGCGCGTCCGCCCGCGGGCAGCGCGTCAGCACCGGCGCGGTCCACCACCTGTGTTTCGGCGTCGAACCGGACGAGTACGAGGACATCATGGCGGCCCTCGAGGAGGCCGGGAAGGGGTACAACGTGTTCGACCGCGGCATCTTCCACTCCATCTACACCCAGGACAACAACGGCCTCGTCATCGAGCTGTCGGCGGACAAGTACGAGATCCCCGACGGCCGCAAGGGCGAGGTGCTCGCGACCGCCCAGCGCCTCCGGGAGGAGGACGGGGCCGACTTCGCGCAGGACCGCCACATGGAGGCCGCGCTCGAAGAGCTCGGCATCCCGGTGAACAAACACGACCTGCCCGACGCCGACGCGGGCGTCGGTGTCTGA
- a CDS encoding HD domain-containing protein produces the protein MTTQIKDPVHGYIELADPLVDRVIDTSAFQRLRYVKQLSATHLVYPAANHTRFEHSLGVYHLGRRVFENLREEPYFTRETSAETLDEIQSTLECACLLHDVGHPPFSHVCERFFDPAELRDRLADRGFVASLREAGLGDAPVREASPHELVSCLLILDRFDDALRSLSVDPEEVCAYVLGYSLVYERGGPWQHGLGAQLLHSPVDVDRLDYISRDNWMTGANVLNFDTDRMVDAYTAHPDEGLALSEKALSTLGNYLEGRIALYMWVTQHHKSVYANALLRDLTERAAALTGDPPVTIDGVIDGEIDDNTVAERLRRLARDRPDTTFATLYDRYRARRFPTTCWKHRIAYADRVDVDREAFGEWLVSGDDRLERGLADELGVPVHDVWIERSYVPEYEPSELADIPIAYGGTTRSAGDWGLYGERAFDSPIPFVYVPDGHRKRATRWLIDRFRAEYGG, from the coding sequence ATGACAACACAGATCAAAGACCCCGTTCACGGGTACATCGAACTCGCCGACCCGCTCGTCGATCGCGTGATCGACACGTCGGCGTTCCAGCGGCTTCGGTACGTCAAACAGCTCTCGGCGACCCATCTCGTCTATCCCGCCGCCAACCACACGCGGTTCGAGCACAGCCTCGGGGTGTACCATCTCGGCCGTCGCGTCTTCGAGAACCTCCGCGAGGAGCCGTACTTCACTCGGGAGACGTCGGCGGAGACGTTAGACGAGATACAGTCGACGCTGGAGTGCGCGTGTCTGCTCCACGACGTGGGTCATCCGCCCTTCTCGCACGTCTGCGAGCGCTTCTTCGACCCGGCGGAGCTACGGGACCGGCTCGCGGACCGCGGTTTCGTCGCGTCGCTCCGAGAGGCCGGACTGGGCGACGCGCCGGTCCGCGAGGCGAGTCCGCACGAACTCGTGAGCTGTCTGTTGATCCTCGACCGCTTCGACGACGCGCTGCGGTCGCTGTCGGTCGACCCGGAGGAGGTGTGCGCGTACGTCTTGGGGTACAGTCTGGTGTACGAACGCGGAGGACCGTGGCAGCATGGGCTGGGCGCGCAGCTGCTCCACTCGCCGGTCGACGTCGATCGGCTCGACTACATCTCCCGGGACAACTGGATGACGGGCGCGAACGTGCTGAACTTCGACACCGACCGCATGGTCGACGCCTACACCGCCCACCCCGACGAGGGGCTGGCGCTCTCCGAGAAGGCGCTCTCGACGCTCGGCAACTACCTCGAAGGTCGGATCGCGCTGTACATGTGGGTGACCCAACACCATAAGTCGGTGTACGCGAACGCGCTGCTCCGCGACCTCACGGAGCGGGCGGCCGCGCTGACGGGCGATCCGCCAGTGACGATAGACGGCGTGATCGACGGCGAGATCGACGACAACACCGTCGCCGAGCGGCTGCGCCGGCTCGCGCGCGACCGGCCCGACACCACGTTCGCGACCCTGTACGACCGGTACCGGGCGCGGCGGTTCCCGACGACCTGCTGGAAACACCGGATCGCCTACGCGGACCGGGTCGACGTCGACCGCGAGGCGTTCGGCGAGTGGCTCGTCTCCGGCGACGACCGCCTCGAACGCGGCCTCGCCGACGAACTGGGCGTCCCGGTCCACGACGTGTGGATCGAGCGGTCGTACGTGCCCGAGTACGAGCCCTCCGAACTGGCCGACATCCCGATAGCCTACGGCGGGACGACGCGCTCGGCCGGCGACTGGGGGCTGTACGGCGAGCGGGCGTTCGACAGCCCCATCCCGTTCGTCTACGTGCCGGACGGGCACCGCAAGCGCGCGACGCGGTGGCTCATCGATCGGTTCCGGGCGGAGTACGGGGGCTGA